From Alligator mississippiensis isolate rAllMis1 chromosome 9, rAllMis1, whole genome shotgun sequence, one genomic window encodes:
- the LOC132243272 gene encoding uncharacterized protein LOC132243272: MVLCFFLKWLLLVLFSGSSVSGSPVKGVVGQDVTLSCRYSVRTESDLTTMCWGRGPCPNSQCSNLILWTDGRRVTQRQDNRYQLSGNLLRGDVSLTIRRAREADAGTYCCRVEIHGWFNDQKTNVDVAIERAPATTSTTAPSTRSTEHTSVAPNASESSFTISPTWLLVSSSEVPPDNASSVVHQTMGADPSKDGVYIGIGIFLVFLVILAVAFFLLKRHLPKRQKLRNLVSSVSFSRTGHEGIQSALESDFHAEENVYTIHEPGWGKPENREMTLLRSLFSIERIKLVLSGWGHSRSLSSTSMSPSLWLHWILVQMWIAHAASQTVVRGVTGQSVTLPCFYRVARASDVTAMCWGQGRCPNSKCSNEIVRTDGLRVISSKSVRYQLTNRLGIGDVSLTIRNVDEGDGGIYCCRVEVPGWFNDIKQNLELKVERAVTTPRRPPRPLPPPPRPRPRPPPTTAPVPAVVTTHPAMPPAFPTDPALPDTTLAPQTTALETTNAWPGRHGVTELYRTLGLMTTPPPPRPPTTTAPVPAVVTTHPAMPPAFPTDPALPDTTLAPQATALETTDAWPGRHGVTELYRTLGRIPDYVDASPSTERAESDDFALVTEGALHTAITTPPPPRPSATTALVPAVVTTHPAMPPAFPTGPALPDTTLAPQTTALETTDAWLGCYGMTELDRTLGWFIPWFYDSYLTHSTKSLFITGTDPPATVQDPPEQMAVDSSSYAPFSTRDTPVYTLAADRETSPESQHGEPPENTDHLGQLEQGIPVLPLATGGAVVLLALMLLLLYLWRCQHKRKYQLTVTESTAPSEEPEKAFSGIEGENGLFTL, from the exons ATGGTACTCTGCTTCTTCCTGAAGTGGCTTCTCCTGGTCCTATTTTCAG GTTCCTCGGTCTCAGGATCTCCAGTGAAAGGCGTGGTGGGTCAGGATGTCACTTTGTCCTGCCGCTACAGTGTCAGAACAGAGAGCGACCTGACCACGATGTGCTGGGGCCGGGGGCCCTGTCCTAATTCTCAGTGTTCAAACCTAATTCTCTGGACAGACGGCAGGAGGGTGACACAGCGGCAGGACAACAGATACCAGTTATCTGGGAACCTGCTGAGAGGGGACGTGTCCCTCACCATCCGGAGAGCAAGGGAAGCAGACGCAGGGACGTACTGCTGCCGCGTGGAAATCCATGGGTGGTTTAATGATCAGAAAACCAATGTGGACGTTGCGATTGAGAGAG cACCAGCAACGACCTCCACGACAGCCCCTTCCACACGCAGCACTGAACACACCTCAG TTGCTCCAAATGCCAGTGAATCGTCCTTTACCATCTCGCCGACGTGGCTGTTGGTTTCCAGCTCAGAAGTCCCTCCAGAC AATGCGTCTTCTGTCGTTCATCAGACaatgggggcagatcccagcaAGGATGGCGTATATATTGGAATCGGCATCTTTCTGGTTTTTTTAGTCATCCTAGCTGTTGCTTTCTTTCTCTTGAAAA GACATTTGCCCAAGAGGCAGAAGCTGAGGAACCTTGTAAG CTCAGTCTCCTTCTCCAGGACAGGACACGAGGGAATCCAAAGTGCGCTAGAAAGCGATTTCCATGCAGAGGAAAATGTTTACACGATACAC GAGCCTGGGTGGGGCAAGCCTGAGAATAGAGAAATGACTCTGCTGCGGAGCTTGTTCAGCATCGAGCGTATAAAGCTGGTTCTCTCCGGGTGGGGACATTCCCGGAGTCTGTCCTCCACCAGCATGTCCCCTTCCCTCTGGCTGCACTGGATACTGGTACAGATGTGGATAG CGCATGCTGCATCCCAGACTGTCGTGCGAGGGGTGACGGGGCAGTCTGTCACGCTACCCTGCTTCTACCGCGTTGCAAGAGCGAGTGACGTCACCGCcatgtgctggggccagggcaggtgtcCAAATTCGAAGTGCAGCAATGAGATTGTCCGTACTGATGGGCTGAGGGTCATCTCTTCGAAGTCTGTGAGATACCAGCTAACGAATCGCCTGGGCATCGGGGACGTGTCTCTGACCATAAGGAACGTGGACGAAGGAGACGGGGGAATATACTGCTGCCGTGTAGAGGTCCCCGGTTGGTTCAATGACATCAAACAAAACCTGGAGTTGAAGGTCGAGAGAG CAGTCACAACTCCTCGTCGCCCTCCtcgtcctcttcctcctcctcctcgtcctcgtcctcgtcctccACCAACAACAGCCCCGGTTCCCGCAGTGGTGACAACCCACCCAGCAATGCCTCCGGCCTTCCCAACGGACCCGGCTCTCCCAGATACGACTCTTGCTCCCCAGACGACTGCTTTGGAGACGACCAATGCCTGGCCGGGACGCCACGGCGTGACAGAGCTCTATCGCACTTTGGGCT TGAtgacaactcctcctcctcctcgacCTCCAACAACAACAGCCCCGGTTCCCGCAGTGGTGACAACCCACCCAGCAATGCCTCCGGCCTTCCCAACGGACCCAGCTCTCCCAGATACGACTCTTGCTCCCCAGGCGACTGCTTTGGAGACGACCGATGCCTGGCCGGGACGCCACGGCGTGACAGAGCTCTATCGCACTTTGGGCA GGATCCCAGACTATGTAGATGCATCTCCCAGCACTGAAAGGGCCGAAAGTGATGATTTCGCTCTCGTGACTGAAGGTGCTCTCCATACAG CGatcacaactcctcctcctcctcgacCTTCAGCAACAACAGCCCTGGTTCCCGCAGTGGTGACAACCCACCCAGCAATGCCTCCGGCCTTCCCAACAGGCCCGGCTCTCCCAGATACGACTCTTGCTCCCCAGACAACTGCTTTGGAGACGACCGATGCCTGGCTGGGATGCTATGGCATGACAGAGCTCGATCGCACTTTGGGCT GGTTCATCCCGTGGTTTTATGACAGTTATCTGACCCACTCAACAAAAAGTCTCTTCATTACAG GGACTGATCCACCAGCCACTGTCCAGGACCCCCCTGAGCAGATGGCTGTGGATTCTTCTTCTTATGCTCCATTTTCCACGAGAGACACCCCTGTTTATACCCTGGCAGCAGACCGAG AGACTTCCCCAGAGTCACAGCACGGTGAGCCCCCAGAAAACACAGATCACCTAGGACAG ctggagcaggggatcccagtgctgcccctcGCCACTGGCGGGGCAGTTGTTCTTCTTGCATTGATGCTGCTCTTACTTTACCTGTGGAGAT GTCAACACAAGAGGAAGTATCAGCTGACCGTTACAGAAAG CACGGCGCCCTCTGAAGAGCCGGAGAAAGCTTTTAGTGGCATAGAAGGAGAAAACGGCCTTTTCACTCTGTGA